Proteins co-encoded in one Streptosporangiales bacterium genomic window:
- a CDS encoding DUF2662 domain-containing protein, whose amino-acid sequence MSVWSRFERRLEGMVEGAFARAFKSELQPVEVARALAREVDDRAAIIGKGRVLVPNDFIVEIGETDHERLSVYSDSLGTELATVVREHADEEGYHLVGPIHVQFRHAEDLKTGVFRVRSGVQAADRPGAAQPAAAAVLAPPLGQDQQAADDDQTRVTPLRPRQQAHLESADGTVIGWVAEGVNVVGRGSDSDIKITDPGISRKHAEIRLSNGECVVTDLGSTNGTVVDGRPVRRASLYDGSRVQFGRTTLTFRVVG is encoded by the coding sequence ATGAGTGTCTGGTCACGGTTCGAGCGACGCCTGGAGGGGATGGTCGAGGGCGCGTTCGCGCGTGCGTTCAAGTCCGAGTTGCAGCCGGTCGAGGTGGCCCGCGCGCTGGCGCGTGAGGTCGACGACCGTGCGGCGATCATCGGCAAGGGCCGGGTGCTGGTGCCGAACGACTTCATCGTCGAGATCGGTGAGACCGACCACGAGCGGTTGTCCGTCTACTCCGACAGTCTCGGCACGGAGCTCGCCACGGTTGTGCGTGAGCACGCCGACGAGGAGGGGTACCACCTGGTCGGTCCGATACACGTCCAGTTCCGACATGCCGAGGACCTGAAGACCGGTGTGTTCCGAGTGCGAAGCGGCGTGCAGGCCGCGGACCGCCCCGGTGCGGCGCAGCCGGCGGCTGCCGCGGTACTCGCGCCGCCGCTCGGGCAGGACCAGCAGGCCGCGGACGACGACCAGACCCGCGTCACACCGTTGCGTCCGCGCCAGCAGGCGCACCTGGAGTCCGCCGACGGCACGGTGATCGGCTGGGTCGCGGAGGGTGTCAACGTCGTCGGACGGGGTAGCGACAGCGACATAAAGATCACCGATCCGGGGATTTCGAGGAAGCACGCGGAGATCAGGCTCAGCAACGGCGAGTGCGTGGTGACCGACCTGGGATCGACGAACGGCACGGTGGTGGATGGTCGTCCGGTGCGCCGTGCGTCGTTGTACGACGGTTCGCGTGTCCAGTTCGGGCGGACTACCCTGACTTTCCGCGTCGTCGGCTAG
- a CDS encoding FHA domain-containing protein: MSLLTVTLIRLALLVLLWLFVLAGYGVIRRDLFGAKVAPRTTARPRVPQPKPAKPTRRKHAPSRLVVTDGALAGTTLQLGDRPITMGRASDSTLVIDDDYASTRHAQLVPYDGEWMLEDMGSTNGTFLGRGKVGRPTPVPVGEPIRIGKTVLELRR; the protein is encoded by the coding sequence ATGTCGCTGCTCACCGTGACGCTCATCCGACTCGCTCTGCTGGTGCTGCTCTGGCTGTTCGTGCTCGCCGGTTACGGCGTGATCCGCAGGGACCTGTTCGGTGCGAAGGTCGCTCCGCGTACCACGGCCAGGCCGCGGGTGCCGCAGCCGAAGCCGGCGAAGCCGACCCGGCGGAAGCATGCGCCGAGTCGTCTGGTCGTCACCGACGGCGCCCTTGCCGGTACTACGCTGCAGCTGGGCGACCGGCCGATCACGATGGGTCGGGCAAGTGACTCGACGTTGGTGATCGACGACGACTATGCGTCGACCCGGCACGCTCAGCTGGTTCCCTACGACGGTGAATGGATGCTCGAGGACATGGGTTCGACCAACGGCACGTTTCTCGGGCGAGGCAAGGTGGGTAGGCCTACCCCGGTGCCTGTGGGGGAGCCGATCCGGATCGGGAAGACCGTACTCGAGCTGCGCCGATGA
- a CDS encoding SpoIIE family protein phosphatase translates to MTITLRCVAASDTGLMRSDNQDSGYAGPRLAAVADGVSGNVHGEVASAVTIDALARLDHVVPDAEAPDALRSAISAADHRLQEMADANPALQGMSTTLTALLCGDAALYLAQVGDSRAYLLRDDSLRQVSKDHSLVQALVDNGQLTPAEAAVHPQRSVILRAINGRGDVEADVTAHEVRPGDRWLLCSDGLSDYVAGALIEQTISGAAPAEQLVNRLIELANEAGGPDNITCVIADVEEAASPGEPMLVGAAAEDVSGADPDDEPTARLRRV, encoded by the coding sequence ATGACGATCACCTTGCGGTGCGTGGCCGCCTCCGACACGGGCCTGATGCGTAGCGACAATCAGGACAGCGGTTACGCGGGTCCGCGGCTGGCCGCCGTCGCGGACGGCGTGAGCGGGAACGTGCACGGTGAGGTGGCGAGCGCCGTCACCATCGACGCATTGGCCCGGCTCGACCACGTGGTGCCCGACGCGGAGGCGCCGGACGCGCTGCGGTCGGCGATCAGCGCCGCGGATCACCGGCTGCAGGAGATGGCGGACGCCAACCCGGCACTGCAGGGCATGAGCACGACATTGACGGCGTTGTTGTGTGGCGACGCGGCGCTGTATCTCGCGCAGGTGGGTGACTCCCGCGCGTACCTGCTCCGCGACGACTCGCTGCGCCAGGTGAGCAAGGACCATTCACTGGTGCAGGCGCTGGTCGACAACGGCCAGCTGACACCCGCGGAAGCCGCGGTGCACCCGCAGCGTTCTGTGATCCTGCGCGCCATCAACGGCAGGGGCGACGTGGAGGCCGACGTCACGGCGCACGAGGTGCGCCCCGGCGACCGGTGGCTGTTGTGCTCGGACGGGCTCTCCGACTACGTCGCGGGGGCGCTGATCGAGCAGACCATCAGCGGTGCAGCCCCGGCCGAGCAGCTGGTGAACCGGCTGATCGAGCTCGCCAACGAGGCCGGCGGGCCGGACAACATCACCTGCGTCATCGCCGATGTCGAGGAGGCCGCGTCGCCCGGCGAGCCGATGCTCGTGGGTGCCGCGGCGGAGGACGTGTCCGGTGCCGACCCCGACGACGAGCCGACGGCGCGGCTACGACGGGTCTGA
- a CDS encoding Stp1/IreP family PP2C-type Ser/Thr phosphatase, which produces MTLSLRYTAASDVGLLRKVNQDSAYAGPNLVAVADGMGGHAHGEVASATAIAALARLDEEVPSSDLEGALRATITEANASVRGMVEADSSLEGMGTTVTALLFSNNRFCLGHIGDSRAYLLRDGQLHQVTKDHTLVQSMVDEGKLTEEQAAVHPQRSLLLRALGTSGSVEPDLNMHEARFGDRWLLCSDGLTGVVTEETIGQELTRQDPLEAIAGHLIDLANRGGGPDNITCVIADVVESTTGLDYPVIAGAASEAPQASSASDSAASRAAALTTPPQVEAVEYEEPLPPPRRRPWLWIAVPVIALVLVVGLVFAAWQVSMSQYYIGEDDGNVAIYRGLSQPIGPLQLNQLVERTDIRLSDLPAYEKRRVKATIDVDDRAEAYAAAQRLGEEAAECADRKRDESKPGSSAKPTTGACSP; this is translated from the coding sequence ATGACGTTGAGCCTGCGGTACACAGCCGCTTCCGACGTCGGGTTGCTCCGTAAGGTCAACCAGGACTCTGCCTACGCGGGCCCGAACCTGGTCGCCGTCGCGGACGGCATGGGCGGGCACGCCCATGGTGAGGTAGCGAGCGCGACGGCGATCGCTGCGCTGGCGCGGCTCGACGAGGAGGTGCCGAGCAGCGACCTGGAGGGCGCGCTCCGCGCGACGATCACCGAGGCGAACGCGTCCGTCCGTGGCATGGTGGAGGCGGACTCCTCGCTCGAGGGCATGGGCACGACGGTCACGGCGCTGCTCTTCTCCAACAACAGGTTCTGCCTCGGCCACATCGGCGACTCGCGCGCTTACCTGTTGCGCGACGGGCAACTCCACCAGGTGACGAAGGACCACACGCTCGTCCAGTCGATGGTCGACGAGGGCAAGCTGACCGAGGAGCAGGCCGCCGTCCACCCGCAGCGCTCGCTGCTGCTGCGCGCGCTGGGCACCAGCGGCTCGGTCGAACCGGACCTGAACATGCACGAGGCGCGCTTCGGCGACCGCTGGTTGCTGTGCTCCGACGGCCTGACCGGTGTCGTCACCGAGGAGACGATCGGCCAGGAGCTCACGCGGCAGGACCCGCTCGAGGCCATCGCCGGTCACCTGATCGACCTGGCGAACCGCGGTGGCGGCCCGGACAACATCACCTGCGTCATCGCCGACGTGGTCGAGTCGACCACCGGCCTGGACTATCCGGTGATCGCAGGCGCGGCCAGCGAGGCGCCGCAGGCGAGTTCCGCCAGCGACTCCGCCGCGAGCCGTGCGGCGGCGCTCACCACGCCACCGCAGGTCGAGGCGGTCGAGTACGAGGAGCCGCTACCCCCGCCCCGGCGGCGACCCTGGCTGTGGATCGCCGTGCCGGTCATCGCCCTCGTCCTCGTGGTGGGGCTGGTCTTCGCGGCCTGGCAGGTCAGCATGAGCCAGTACTACATCGGCGAGGACGACGGCAACGTCGCGATCTACCGCGGACTCTCCCAGCCGATCGGCCCGTTGCAGCTGAACCAGCTGGTCGAGCGCACGGACATCCGGCTGTCGGACCTACCTGCCTACGAGAAGCGCCGGGTGAAGGCGACGATCGACGTCGACGACCGCGCCGAGGCGTACGCCGCGGCGCAACGGCTCGGCGAGGAGGCGGCCGAGTGCGCTGACCGCAAGCGCGATGAGTCGAAGCCGGGCAGCTCCGCGAAACCGACCACCGGGGCGTGTTCGCCGTGA
- a CDS encoding FtsW/RodA/SpoVE family cell cycle protein — translation MLVFATLIGLVAFANVEVVMNDRLPPDIAWYAGGLVLIATITHLFVRFFAKYADPVLLPCVFLLNGLGLVMIHRLDLSVGDGGAGMQFIWTMLGIVLFVLVLFFIRDHRTLRNFMYTAGAAGLLLLAIPAVLPDAMSEVNGAKLWIKIGGFSIQPGEFAKLLLLVFFAGYLVTKRDVLSLAGRRVLFIDLPRAKDLGPVLVAWLASLGVLVFERDLGSSLLFFGIFVAMLYIATERVSWLIIGVLLFVGGAFLAYSLFSHVQLRVNIWLDPFKYPDEAGQIIQGLYGLAHGGLTGTGLGQGRPDLIPYAKSDYIFPSLGEELGLAGVMALLIVYMLIVARGMRTALAVRDGFGKLLAAGLSISMGLQIFVVIGGVTKLIPLTGLTTPFLSQGGSSLVANWALLALLLRISDAARRPVGERAAADRGGDRKSEAATEVFTR, via the coding sequence ATGCTCGTGTTCGCCACCTTGATCGGCTTGGTGGCGTTCGCGAACGTCGAGGTCGTCATGAACGACCGGCTGCCGCCCGACATCGCCTGGTACGCGGGCGGTCTGGTGCTGATCGCGACCATCACGCACCTGTTCGTCCGGTTCTTCGCCAAGTACGCCGACCCGGTGCTGCTGCCGTGCGTGTTCCTGCTCAACGGCCTCGGCCTGGTGATGATCCACCGGCTGGATCTCTCCGTCGGCGACGGCGGCGCGGGCATGCAGTTCATCTGGACGATGCTCGGCATCGTGCTGTTCGTGCTGGTCCTGTTCTTCATCCGCGACCACCGGACGCTGCGCAACTTCATGTACACGGCGGGCGCGGCCGGTCTGCTGCTGCTCGCGATCCCGGCGGTCCTGCCGGACGCCATGTCCGAGGTCAACGGCGCGAAGCTGTGGATCAAGATCGGCGGGTTCTCCATCCAGCCAGGCGAGTTCGCGAAGCTGCTGTTGCTCGTCTTCTTCGCCGGCTACCTGGTGACCAAGCGCGACGTGCTCAGCCTGGCCGGCCGGCGGGTGCTGTTCATCGACCTGCCGCGGGCGAAGGACCTGGGGCCGGTGCTGGTCGCCTGGCTGGCCAGCCTGGGTGTCCTGGTGTTCGAGCGGGACCTCGGCTCGTCCCTGCTGTTCTTCGGCATCTTCGTCGCCATGCTCTACATCGCCACCGAGCGGGTGAGCTGGCTGATCATCGGCGTGCTGCTGTTCGTCGGCGGCGCGTTCCTCGCGTACTCGCTGTTCTCGCACGTGCAACTACGGGTGAACATCTGGCTCGACCCGTTCAAGTACCCGGACGAGGCCGGCCAGATTATCCAGGGGCTGTACGGGCTCGCACACGGCGGCCTCACCGGCACCGGCCTTGGCCAGGGCCGCCCGGACCTCATCCCGTACGCGAAGAGCGACTACATCTTCCCGTCGCTGGGCGAGGAGCTCGGGCTCGCCGGCGTGATGGCGTTGCTCATCGTCTACATGCTGATCGTCGCCCGGGGCATGCGTACGGCGCTGGCCGTACGCGACGGGTTCGGCAAGTTGTTGGCGGCCGGCCTGTCGATCAGCATGGGCCTACAGATCTTCGTGGTCATCGGCGGTGTCACGAAGCTGATCCCGCTCACCGGTCTCACCACGCCGTTCCTCTCCCAGGGCGGCTCGTCACTGGTCGCCAACTGGGCGCTGCTCGCGCTGCTGCTGCGGATCAGCGACGCGGCCCGCCGGCCGGTCGGCGAGCGCGCCGCCGCCGATCGCGGCGGTGACCGCAAATCCGAGGCCGCTACGGAGGTGTTCACCAGGTGA
- a CDS encoding penicillin-binding protein 2, with translation MNKPLRRLSIAILALFALLLANANYVQVINASNLREKPGNSRTLMDSYARERGDIVAGEQAIATSVRTDDAYKYRRIYKNGPMYAPATGFYGLYNATGIERAENSMLSGEDDRLFVRRTIDLFQGRKPRGATVQLTLRPRAQRAAYQALKGYQGAVIALDPKTGAILAMATSPSYNPNKLTGHDTDEVNRVQKRLAKNDNAPLVNRPLQGRYPPGSTFKLVTAAAALSSGKYSPDTMVPSPTQYQLPNTQTPLNNFGGEICGDGQQSSLEDALTISCNTAFAKLGVKLGDDAVRQQAERFGFGDSFEVPMPAEQSVFPEDPDKAQTALSAVGQYEVAATPLQMAMVSSAIANDGDLTEPHVVDEVRAQNLKTIESADPQSHGRAVSPEVARQLTKMMESVVESGTGTSAQMSGTKVAGKTGTAQHGTGQPPHAWFTGFAPADNPQVAVAVVVEDGGSMGSEATGGQIAAPIARSVMQSVINQ, from the coding sequence GTGAACAAGCCGCTTCGCCGCCTTTCCATCGCCATCCTGGCGCTGTTCGCCCTGCTGCTGGCGAACGCCAACTACGTGCAGGTCATCAACGCCTCGAACCTGCGGGAGAAGCCTGGCAACAGCCGTACGCTGATGGACTCGTACGCGCGCGAGCGCGGCGACATCGTGGCGGGCGAGCAGGCGATCGCGACGTCCGTGCGTACCGACGACGCGTACAAGTACCGCAGGATCTACAAGAACGGCCCGATGTACGCACCGGCCACCGGCTTCTACGGCCTGTACAACGCCACGGGTATCGAGCGCGCCGAGAACTCCATGCTCTCCGGCGAGGACGACCGGTTGTTCGTGCGGCGCACCATCGACCTGTTCCAGGGTCGCAAGCCGCGGGGAGCGACCGTGCAGCTGACCCTGCGGCCGCGGGCCCAGCGCGCGGCGTACCAGGCCCTGAAGGGGTATCAGGGCGCGGTCATCGCGCTCGACCCGAAGACCGGCGCGATCCTCGCGATGGCCACCTCGCCGTCGTACAACCCGAACAAGCTGACCGGGCACGACACCGACGAGGTCAACCGGGTGCAGAAGCGGCTGGCGAAGAACGACAACGCTCCCCTGGTGAACCGGCCACTACAGGGCCGGTACCCGCCGGGGTCGACGTTCAAGCTGGTCACGGCCGCGGCCGCGCTGTCCAGCGGCAAGTACTCGCCGGACACCATGGTGCCGTCACCCACCCAGTACCAGCTGCCCAACACCCAGACGCCGCTGAACAACTTCGGCGGCGAGATCTGCGGCGACGGCCAGCAGTCGTCCCTGGAGGACGCACTGACCATCTCTTGTAACACAGCGTTCGCGAAGCTCGGGGTGAAGCTCGGCGACGATGCCGTGCGTCAGCAGGCGGAGCGGTTCGGTTTCGGCGACAGCTTCGAGGTGCCGATGCCCGCTGAGCAGTCGGTGTTCCCGGAGGACCCGGACAAGGCGCAGACCGCCCTGTCGGCCGTCGGCCAGTACGAGGTGGCCGCTACACCACTGCAGATGGCCATGGTCAGCTCGGCGATCGCCAACGACGGCGACCTGACGGAGCCGCACGTGGTGGACGAGGTCAGGGCGCAGAACCTGAAGACGATCGAGAGCGCCGACCCGCAGAGCCACGGGCGCGCCGTCTCGCCCGAGGTGGCGAGGCAGCTCACCAAGATGATGGAATCCGTGGTCGAGAGCGGCACCGGTACCTCGGCGCAGATGTCCGGTACGAAGGTCGCCGGCAAGACCGGCACCGCACAGCACGGCACCGGGCAACCCCCGCACGCCTGGTTCACCGGATTCGCGCCGGCGGACAACCCGCAGGTCGCGGTGGCAGTCGTCGTAGAAGACGGTGGAAGCATGGGATCGGAGGCGACCGGTGGGCAGATCGCGGCACCGATCGCCCGATCGGTGATGCAGTCGGTGATCAACCAGTGA